The following proteins are co-located in the Oncorhynchus keta strain PuntledgeMale-10-30-2019 unplaced genomic scaffold, Oket_V2 Un_contig_19067_pilon_pilon, whole genome shotgun sequence genome:
- the LOC127920343 gene encoding uncharacterized protein LOC127920343 isoform X8: protein MGHQVSRLIQMGHQVSRCVQMGHQVSRLIQMSHQVSRLIQMSHQVSRLIQMSHQVSRCVQKSHQVSRLIQMGHQVSRWVTRCLDVSKCHQVSRLIQMGHQVSRLIQMGHQVSRCVQMGHQVSRLIQMGHQVSRLIQMGHQVSRCVQMGHQVSRLIQMGHQVSRLIQMGHQVSRCVQMGHQVSRLIQMGHQVSRWVTRCLDKSR, encoded by the exons atgggtcaccaggtgtctagattaatccagatgggtcaccag gtgtctagatgtgtccagatgggtcaccaggtgtctagattaatccagatgagtcaccag gtgtctagattaatccagatgAGTCACCAG gtgtctagattaatccagatgagtcaccaggtgtctagatgtGTCCAGAAgagtcaccaggtgtctagattaatccagatgggtcaccaggtgtctagatgggtcaccaggtgtctagatgtGTCCAAgtgtcaccaggtgtctagattaatccagatgggtcaccaggtgtctagattaatccagatgggtcaccaggtgtctagatgtgtccagatgggtcaccaggtgtctagattaatccagatgggtcaccag gtgtctagattaatccagatgggtcaccaggtgtctagatgtgtccagatgggtcaccaggtgtctagattaatccagatgggtcaccag gtgtctagattaatccagatgggtcaccaggtgtctagatgtgtccagatgggtcaccaggtgtctagattaatccagatgggtcaccaggtgtccagatgggtcaccaggtgtctagataAATCCAGATGA
- the LOC127920343 gene encoding uncharacterized protein LOC127920343 isoform X5, which translates to MGHQVSRLIQMGHQVSRLIQMGHQVSRLIQMGHQVSRLIQMGHQVSRLIQMGHQVSRLIQMSHQVSRLIQMSHQVSRLIQMSHQVSRCVQKSHQVSRLIQMGHQVSRWVTRCLDVSKCHQVSRLIQMGHQVSRLIQMGHQVSRCVQMGHQVSRLIQMGHQVSRLIQMGHQVSRCVQMGHQVSRLIQMGHQVSRLIQMGHQVSRCVQMGHQVSRLIQMGHQVSRWVTRCLDKSR; encoded by the exons atgggtcaccaggtgtctagattaatccagatgggtcaccaggtgtctagattaatccagatgggtcaccaggtgtctagattaatccagatgggtcaccaggtgtctagattaatccagatgggtcaccag gtgtctcgattaatccagatgggtcaccag gtgtctagattaatccagatgagtcaccag gtgtctagattaatccagatgAGTCACCAG gtgtctagattaatccagatgagtcaccaggtgtctagatgtGTCCAGAAgagtcaccaggtgtctagattaatccagatgggtcaccaggtgtctagatgggtcaccaggtgtctagatgtGTCCAAgtgtcaccaggtgtctagattaatccagatgggtcaccaggtgtctagattaatccagatgggtcaccaggtgtctagatgtgtccagatgggtcaccaggtgtctagattaatccagatgggtcaccag gtgtctagattaatccagatgggtcaccaggtgtctagatgtgtccagatgggtcaccaggtgtctagattaatccagatgggtcaccag gtgtctagattaatccagatgggtcaccaggtgtctagatgtgtccagatgggtcaccaggtgtctagattaatccagatgggtcaccaggtgtccagatgggtcaccaggtgtctagataAATCCAGATGA
- the LOC127920343 gene encoding uncharacterized protein LOC127920343 isoform X3, whose amino-acid sequence MGHQVSRLIQMGHQVSRLIQMGHQVSRLIQMGHQVSRLIQMGHQVSRLIQMGHQVSRLIQMSHQVSRLIQMSHQVSRLIQMSHQVSRLIQMSHQVSRCVQKSHQVSRLIQMGHQVSRWVTRCLDVSKCHQVSRLIQMGHQVSRLIQMGHQVSRCVQMGHQVSRLIQMGHQVSRLIQMGHQVSRCVQMGHQVSRLIQMGHQVSRLIQMGHQVSRCVQMGHQVSRLIQMGHQVSRWVTRCLDKSR is encoded by the exons atgggtcaccaggtgtctagattaatccagatgggtcaccaggtgtctagattaatccagatgggtcaccaggtgtctagattaatccagatgggtcaccaggtgtctagattaatccagatgggtcaccag gtgtctagattaatccagatgggtcaccaggtgtctagattaatccagatgagtcaccag gtgtctagattaatccagatgagtcaccag gtgtctagattaatccagatgAGTCACCAG gtgtctagattaatccagatgagtcaccaggtgtctagatgtGTCCAGAAgagtcaccaggtgtctagattaatccagatgggtcaccaggtgtctagatgggtcaccaggtgtctagatgtGTCCAAgtgtcaccaggtgtctagattaatccagatgggtcaccaggtgtctagattaatccagatgggtcaccaggtgtctagatgtgtccagatgggtcaccaggtgtctagattaatccagatgggtcaccag gtgtctagattaatccagatgggtcaccaggtgtctagatgtgtccagatgggtcaccaggtgtctagattaatccagatgggtcaccag gtgtctagattaatccagatgggtcaccaggtgtctagatgtgtccagatgggtcaccaggtgtctagattaatccagatgggtcaccaggtgtccagatgggtcaccaggtgtctagataAATCCAGATGA
- the LOC127920343 gene encoding uncharacterized protein LOC127920343 isoform X2 — MGHQVSRLIQMGHQVSRLIQMGHQVSRLIQMGHQVSRLIQMGHQVSRLIQMGHQVSRLIQMGHQVSRLIQMSHQVSRLIQMSHQVSRLIQMSHQVSRCVQKSHQVSRLIQMGHQVSRWVTRCLDVSKCHQVSRLIQMGHQVSRLIQMGHQVSRCVQMGHQVSRLIQMGHQVSRLIQMGHQVSRCVQMGHQVSRLIQMGHQVSRLIQMGHQVSRCVQMGHQVSRLIQMGHQVSRWVTRCLDKSR; from the exons atgggtcaccaggtgtctagattaatccagatgggtcaccaggtgtctagattaatccagatgggtcaccaggtgtctagattaatccagatgggtcaccaggtgtctagattaatccagatgggtcaccag gtgtctcgattaatccagatgggtcaccag gtgtctagattaatccagatgggtcaccaggtgtctagattaatccagatgagtcaccag gtgtctagattaatccagatgagtcaccag gtgtctagattaatccagatgagtcaccaggtgtctagatgtGTCCAGAAgagtcaccaggtgtctagattaatccagatgggtcaccaggtgtctagatgggtcaccaggtgtctagatgtGTCCAAgtgtcaccaggtgtctagattaatccagatgggtcaccaggtgtctagattaatccagatgggtcaccaggtgtctagatgtgtccagatgggtcaccaggtgtctagattaatccagatgggtcaccag gtgtctagattaatccagatgggtcaccaggtgtctagatgtgtccagatgggtcaccaggtgtctagattaatccagatgggtcaccag gtgtctagattaatccagatgggtcaccaggtgtctagatgtgtccagatgggtcaccaggtgtctagattaatccagatgggtcaccaggtgtccagatgggtcaccaggtgtctagataAATCCAGATGA
- the LOC127920343 gene encoding uncharacterized protein LOC127920343 isoform X1, translating into MGHQVSRLIQMGHQVSRLIQMGHQVSRLIQMGHQVSRLIQMGHQVSRLIQMGHQVSRLIQMGHQVSRLIQMSHQVSRLIQMSHQVSRLIQMSHQVSRLIQMSHQVSRCVQKSHQVSRLIQMGHQVSRWVTRCLDVSKCHQVSRLIQMGHQVSRLIQMGHQVSRCVQMGHQVSRLIQMGHQVSRLIQMGHQVSRCVQMGHQVSRLIQMGHQVSRLIQMGHQVSRCVQMGHQVSRLIQMGHQVSRWVTRCLDKSR; encoded by the exons atgggtcaccaggtgtctagattaatccagatgggtcaccaggtgtctagattaatccagatgggtcaccaggtgtctagattaatccagatgggtcaccaggtgtctagattaatccagatgggtcaccag gtgtctcgattaatccagatgggtcaccag gtgtctagattaatccagatgggtcaccaggtgtctagattaatccagatgagtcaccag gtgtctagattaatccagatgagtcaccag gtgtctagattaatccagatgAGTCACCAG gtgtctagattaatccagatgagtcaccaggtgtctagatgtGTCCAGAAgagtcaccaggtgtctagattaatccagatgggtcaccaggtgtctagatgggtcaccaggtgtctagatgtGTCCAAgtgtcaccaggtgtctagattaatccagatgggtcaccaggtgtctagattaatccagatgggtcaccaggtgtctagatgtgtccagatgggtcaccaggtgtctagattaatccagatgggtcaccag gtgtctagattaatccagatgggtcaccaggtgtctagatgtgtccagatgggtcaccaggtgtctagattaatccagatgggtcaccag gtgtctagattaatccagatgggtcaccaggtgtctagatgtgtccagatgggtcaccaggtgtctagattaatccagatgggtcaccaggtgtccagatgggtcaccaggtgtctagataAATCCAGATGA
- the LOC127920343 gene encoding uncharacterized protein LOC127920343 isoform X4 yields the protein MGHQVSRLIQMGHQVSRLIQMGHQVSRLIQMGHQVSRLIQMGHQVSRLIQMGHQVSRLIQMSHQVSRLIQMSHQVSRLIQMSHQVSRLIQMSHQVSRCVQKSHQVSRLIQMGHQVSRWVTRCLDVSKCHQVSRLIQMGHQVSRLIQMGHQVSRCVQMGHQVSRLIQMGHQVSRLIQMGHQVSRCVQMGHQVSRLIQMGHQVSRLIQMGHQVSRCVQMGHQVSRLIQMGHQVSRWVTRCLDKSR from the exons atgggtcaccaggtgtctagattaatccagatgggtcaccaggtgtctagattaatccagatgggtcaccaggtgtctagattaatccagatgggtcaccag gtgtctcgattaatccagatgggtcaccag gtgtctagattaatccagatgggtcaccaggtgtctagattaatccagatgagtcaccag gtgtctagattaatccagatgagtcaccag gtgtctagattaatccagatgAGTCACCAG gtgtctagattaatccagatgagtcaccaggtgtctagatgtGTCCAGAAgagtcaccaggtgtctagattaatccagatgggtcaccaggtgtctagatgggtcaccaggtgtctagatgtGTCCAAgtgtcaccaggtgtctagattaatccagatgggtcaccaggtgtctagattaatccagatgggtcaccaggtgtctagatgtgtccagatgggtcaccaggtgtctagattaatccagatgggtcaccag gtgtctagattaatccagatgggtcaccaggtgtctagatgtgtccagatgggtcaccaggtgtctagattaatccagatgggtcaccag gtgtctagattaatccagatgggtcaccaggtgtctagatgtgtccagatgggtcaccaggtgtctagattaatccagatgggtcaccaggtgtccagatgggtcaccaggtgtctagataAATCCAGATGA
- the LOC127920343 gene encoding uncharacterized protein LOC127920343 isoform X6 has protein sequence MGHQVSRLIQMGHQVSRLIQMGHQVSRLIQMGHQVSRLIQMGHQVSRLIQMSHQVSRLIQMSHQVSRLIQMSHQVSRLIQMSHQVSRCVQKSHQVSRLIQMGHQVSRWVTRCLDVSKCHQVSRLIQMGHQVSRLIQMGHQVSRCVQMGHQVSRLIQMGHQVSRLIQMGHQVSRCVQMGHQVSRLIQMGHQVSRLIQMGHQVSRCVQMGHQVSRLIQMGHQVSRWVTRCLDKSR, from the exons atgggtcaccaggtgtctagattaatccagatgggtcaccaggtgtctagattaatccagatgggtcaccag gtgtctcgattaatccagatgggtcaccag gtgtctagattaatccagatgggtcaccaggtgtctagattaatccagatgagtcaccag gtgtctagattaatccagatgagtcaccag gtgtctagattaatccagatgAGTCACCAG gtgtctagattaatccagatgagtcaccaggtgtctagatgtGTCCAGAAgagtcaccaggtgtctagattaatccagatgggtcaccaggtgtctagatgggtcaccaggtgtctagatgtGTCCAAgtgtcaccaggtgtctagattaatccagatgggtcaccaggtgtctagattaatccagatgggtcaccaggtgtctagatgtgtccagatgggtcaccaggtgtctagattaatccagatgggtcaccag gtgtctagattaatccagatgggtcaccaggtgtctagatgtgtccagatgggtcaccaggtgtctagattaatccagatgggtcaccag gtgtctagattaatccagatgggtcaccaggtgtctagatgtgtccagatgggtcaccaggtgtctagattaatccagatgggtcaccaggtgtccagatgggtcaccaggtgtctagataAATCCAGATGA
- the LOC127920343 gene encoding uncharacterized protein LOC127920343 isoform X7 produces MGHQVSRLIQMGHQVSRLIQMGHQVSRLIQMSHQVSRLIQMSHQVSRLIQMSHQVSRLIQMSHQVSRCVQKSHQVSRLIQMGHQVSRWVTRCLDVSKCHQVSRLIQMGHQVSRLIQMGHQVSRCVQMGHQVSRLIQMGHQVSRLIQMGHQVSRCVQMGHQVSRLIQMGHQVSRLIQMGHQVSRCVQMGHQVSRLIQMGHQVSRWVTRCLDKSR; encoded by the exons atgggtcaccaggtgtctcgattaatccagatgggtcaccag gtgtctagattaatccagatgggtcaccaggtgtctagattaatccagatgagtcaccag gtgtctagattaatccagatgagtcaccag gtgtctagattaatccagatgAGTCACCAG gtgtctagattaatccagatgagtcaccaggtgtctagatgtGTCCAGAAgagtcaccaggtgtctagattaatccagatgggtcaccaggtgtctagatgggtcaccaggtgtctagatgtGTCCAAgtgtcaccaggtgtctagattaatccagatgggtcaccaggtgtctagattaatccagatgggtcaccaggtgtctagatgtgtccagatgggtcaccaggtgtctagattaatccagatgggtcaccag gtgtctagattaatccagatgggtcaccaggtgtctagatgtgtccagatgggtcaccaggtgtctagattaatccagatgggtcaccag gtgtctagattaatccagatgggtcaccaggtgtctagatgtgtccagatgggtcaccaggtgtctagattaatccagatgggtcaccaggtgtccagatgggtcaccaggtgtctagataAATCCAGATGA